Part of the candidate division KSB1 bacterium genome, TCAGCATATCGAACTCATTTTTCCAGGTTATTTTTTGTTTTGTAACTCTTTTTTGCCCAACTTTATCATTCTGCAATCCGGCAGGTTGTTCTTTTTTCTGAATAGATGATTTTGAAACAACTATTTTATCTTTTTCGATTAATTTATAAAACAAAATGATAGTTTGCTTTGCCTGCACTATCTGCTGTTCGGTTTGATGTTTCTGTTTTAGTTTTCTGATAAAATGGGACAAGCTATTTGGATTAGCTGCAGCATGAGAATATTTATGGCAAAAATCCAAATAGAATCGCAGCCATTTAAGAAAAAATGGAACTTCTTTCACCGAGACTTTTTGTTGCTGCAAAAAAGCCCTGTAAGGATCAAGGATTTTAGTTGGGATATTAAGCATACGATACTTATAAGTTTTTCTGTATAGTATTCATAGCATATCAAATTCTTTACTTAAATGCAATATTTTTATTGCATCTCGATCACATATTAAATATGTTAATGTTATACAGAAAAATGAGTTACTTACTTGTTGAACGAAACCGCTTCGCGGTAGTTTTAAGAGTTCTTTGACACAATCAATTGAATATCCTACCTTTGAGCAGTCATTAATCTATACTGTAACAAACCAAAGGAGGATATGTTATGGGTGCTTTACGAGATCGGATGTATGAGTATATGGTACTGCGGAACATGGGGAAGAAGACAATTCAGGCTTACCTTTACCATATGGCCGAATTGACTCGCTACCACAAAAAGCCGCCTGGTGTTCTGGATGAGGCTGATGCGCGTCGGTATCTTTTTCATCTTCGCAATGAGCGGAAGTTGAGTTGGTCTAGCATCAATGCTGCAACATCTGCCTTTAAGATTTTTTACAAGAAGGTGCTTCAACGTGAATGGGATGTCGGCAAGATACCACGTCCAATGGGTGAACGCCGATTGCCGGTAGACCTATCTCGCAGAGAAATCAAACGGCTTTTGGATTCGGTAGAGAATGCCGTGCACCGGGTAATCTTAATGACTATTTACTCGGGTGGGTTACGTGTGAGTGAGGGTGCTCATTTGCGCGTCTGCGACATCGACAGTGACCGCATGCGGATTTTTGTCAAGCAAGGTAAGGGCAAGAAAGACCGCTACACCCTGCTCTCGAAGATTGCCTTGGAGGAATTACGTACCTACTGGCGTGCAACTCGACCGGATTATTGGCTTTTTCCTGGCAGACATAAGAAACCTCTTTCCATCGATGGGATTCAGAAAGCCTTTAAGAGCGCCAAAAAAAAGCCGGCATTAAGAAGAATGCCACAGTCCATAGTCTCCGTCACAGTTTTG contains:
- a CDS encoding site-specific integrase, translating into MVLRNMGKKTIQAYLYHMAELTRYHKKPPGVLDEADARRYLFHLRNERKLSWSSINAATSAFKIFYKKVLQREWDVGKIPRPMGERRLPVDLSRREIKRLLDSVENAVHRVILMTIYSGGLRVSEGAHLRVCDIDSDRMRIFVKQGKGKKDRYTLLSKIALEELRTYWRATRPDYWLFPGRHKKPLSIDGIQKAFKSAKKKPALRRMPQSIVSVTVLPPTFLKMA